One window of Laspinema palackyanum D2c genomic DNA carries:
- a CDS encoding NAD(P)H-quinone oxidoreductase subunit H, with the protein MAPPTRIETRTDPMILSMGPHHPSMHGVLRLIVTLDGEDVVDCEPVLGYLHRGMEKIAENRTNIMFVPYVSRWDYAEGMFNEAVTVNAPEKLADIEVPRRASYLRVIMLELNRLANHLLWLGPFLADVGALSPFFYIFRDREMIYDLWEAATGQRMVNNNYFRIGGVAADIPYGWVDKCEDFCDYFDPVIDEYERLITNNPIFRRRIQNLGVISREEAINWGLSGPVLRASGVKWDLRKVDHYECYDDFDWEVCWATEGDCLARYIVRMAEMRESVKILRQALKGLPGGPYENLEAKRMMEGPKSEWNGFDYQFIAKKIAPTFKIPAGEHYFRVESGKGELGIYLIGNDNVFPWRWKIRAADFNNLQVLSSILRGNKVADIVAILGSIDVIMGSVDR; encoded by the coding sequence ATGGCACCACCAACCCGGATAGAAACTAGAACCGATCCCATGATTCTCAGCATGGGACCGCACCATCCCTCCATGCACGGGGTCCTGCGCCTAATCGTCACCCTTGACGGCGAGGATGTAGTCGATTGCGAGCCAGTCTTGGGCTACCTGCATAGAGGCATGGAGAAAATTGCCGAAAACCGCACCAACATCATGTTCGTTCCCTACGTTAGTCGCTGGGACTACGCTGAGGGAATGTTCAATGAAGCGGTAACCGTCAATGCACCGGAAAAACTCGCCGACATTGAAGTACCCCGACGTGCCAGCTACCTGCGGGTGATCATGCTGGAACTGAACCGTCTTGCTAACCACTTACTCTGGTTGGGACCCTTCCTCGCCGATGTCGGAGCACTGAGTCCATTCTTCTACATTTTCCGCGATCGGGAAATGATTTATGACCTCTGGGAAGCCGCCACCGGGCAACGCATGGTCAATAATAACTACTTCCGCATCGGTGGCGTCGCCGCTGACATCCCCTACGGTTGGGTGGATAAATGCGAAGACTTTTGCGACTACTTCGATCCCGTCATTGACGAATACGAACGCCTAATCACCAACAACCCCATTTTCCGTCGCCGGATTCAAAACCTCGGCGTCATCTCTCGGGAAGAAGCCATCAACTGGGGTCTCTCCGGTCCCGTCTTAAGAGCATCCGGCGTCAAATGGGATTTAAGAAAAGTTGACCATTACGAATGTTATGACGACTTTGATTGGGAAGTCTGCTGGGCAACCGAGGGGGACTGTTTAGCCCGATATATCGTCCGCATGGCCGAAATGCGCGAATCCGTCAAAATCCTCCGCCAAGCCTTGAAGGGTCTTCCCGGTGGACCTTACGAGAACCTAGAAGCCAAGCGGATGATGGAAGGACCCAAATCCGAATGGAACGGATTTGACTATCAATTCATCGCCAAAAAGATTGCCCCCACCTTTAAAATTCCCGCTGGAGAGCATTATTTCCGCGTGGAAAGTGGCAAAGGAGAACTGGGAATTTATCTGATTGGTAATGATAATGTCTTCCCCTGGCGCTGGAAAATCCGCGCTGCTGACTTCAATAATCTGCAAGTCTTGTCCTCTATTTTACGCGGTAACAAAGTTGCAGATATTGTGGCAATTCTCGGCAGTATCGATGTGATTATGGGTTCCGTGGACCGATAA
- a CDS encoding SpoIIE family protein phosphatase, producing the protein MSRGKGSKLKLMVVDDEIDNLDLLYRTFRRDFDVYRADSAFKALEELDESGEMAVIISDQRMPEMNGTEFLSKTVERFPDTIRILLTGYTDVEDLVEAINSGQVFKYITKPWNPEELKAVVQQASETYKVVKQSTNILRRALRREALFNAVMSAIRESLDYRSMLQTIVETVGENFEATRCILRPVEGDRLTPDSFSYLNPDTGSIDVPEEEDSLIATVLESRQTQLVQGDNNGKDSTRLVVPLSYQKDLLAVMSVYQDGSATSWSPEDIQLIEGVTEQAALALSQAKLYQRTEEQAQQMMAELEVARQIQTNLLRQSWPEFETARVQASCYPARAVGGDFFEVYVHAQGDIWVAVGDVSGKGVPAALFMASAISVMRRELAQETSPEPETVMMNLNSALADDLMGNNCFITMVVARYRPSTRELAYANAGHIYPLVWSHQMLTSSDAATVEPNFLKARGIPLGILPVWRGTVGSMELNPGEVFLLTSDGLTEATITNPDSSIGHHKGSMLEQEGLWHLIGQENHPLDLNHLLARVREIAQEQEDDQTILSLEVL; encoded by the coding sequence ATGAGTCGGGGAAAAGGGAGCAAGCTGAAACTGATGGTGGTCGATGATGAAATCGACAACCTAGACTTGCTATACCGGACGTTTCGGCGGGACTTTGACGTTTATCGAGCAGATAGTGCGTTTAAAGCTCTGGAGGAGCTGGACGAAAGCGGCGAAATGGCCGTGATTATTTCAGACCAGCGAATGCCAGAAATGAACGGCACGGAGTTTCTCAGTAAAACGGTAGAACGGTTTCCCGATACGATTCGGATTCTACTGACCGGCTACACCGATGTAGAGGACCTGGTAGAGGCGATTAACTCCGGCCAAGTATTCAAGTACATCACAAAACCGTGGAACCCTGAAGAATTAAAGGCAGTGGTTCAGCAAGCGTCGGAAACTTACAAGGTCGTTAAGCAAAGTACGAATATCCTGCGTCGCGCCCTGCGCCGAGAAGCATTATTTAATGCGGTGATGAGTGCGATTCGGGAGTCGTTGGACTATCGCAGTATGTTGCAGACGATTGTGGAAACGGTTGGCGAAAATTTTGAGGCGACTCGTTGCATTCTGCGACCTGTCGAGGGCGATCGCCTCACGCCAGACTCGTTTTCCTATCTGAACCCCGATACAGGCTCCATTGATGTACCCGAGGAGGAGGATTCCCTGATTGCCACCGTCCTGGAAAGCCGTCAGACTCAATTAGTTCAAGGAGACAACAATGGCAAGGATTCCACTCGCTTGGTTGTCCCCCTGAGTTACCAAAAGGATCTGCTCGCGGTGATGTCCGTCTACCAAGATGGCAGCGCTACCAGTTGGTCTCCTGAAGATATCCAATTGATTGAAGGGGTGACCGAACAAGCGGCCCTGGCGCTGTCTCAAGCCAAGCTTTATCAGCGCACGGAGGAGCAAGCCCAGCAAATGATGGCTGAATTAGAGGTGGCTCGTCAAATTCAAACCAATTTGCTTCGGCAAAGTTGGCCGGAATTTGAAACCGCTCGGGTTCAAGCCTCTTGCTATCCAGCTCGCGCCGTCGGTGGTGATTTCTTCGAGGTCTACGTTCATGCTCAAGGTGATATCTGGGTCGCTGTCGGTGATGTGTCCGGTAAAGGGGTCCCCGCTGCGCTGTTTATGGCAAGTGCTATTTCGGTGATGCGGCGTGAATTGGCGCAGGAAACTTCGCCAGAACCCGAAACGGTCATGATGAACCTCAATAGCGCTCTGGCTGATGACCTAATGGGCAACAACTGTTTTATTACAATGGTTGTGGCTCGTTATCGCCCCTCTACCAGAGAGTTGGCTTATGCCAATGCTGGACATATCTATCCCCTCGTCTGGTCTCATCAAATGTTAACGTCTTCTGATGCAGCAACCGTCGAACCCAATTTCCTCAAAGCGCGGGGAATTCCTTTAGGGATTCTTCCAGTCTGGCGAGGAACCGTTGGGAGCATGGAGTTAAATCCAGGGGAAGTTTTTCTGCTAACGAGCGATGGTCTCACGGAGGCCACCATCACCAACCCAGACTCCTCTATCGGACACCATAAGGGGTCGATGTTGGAACAAGAGGGTCTCTGGCACTTGATCGGTCAGGAAAATCATCCCCTCGACCTCAATCACCTATTAGCTCGCGTCCGCGAAATTGCTCAAGAGCAGGAAGATGACCAAACTATACTTTCTCTGGAGGTTCTGTAA
- the rsmH gene encoding 16S rRNA (cytosine(1402)-N(4))-methyltransferase RsmH, translated as MEGFVHLSVLSQEVVEGLAIRPGGRYLDATVGGGGHSRLILEAAPGVQLVAIDRDRLALDAAGSRLAEYGDAVTFWQGNFAEYQPQEMRFDGIVADLGVSSAQLDRPERGFSFRYEAPLDMRMDERQELSAADIVNYWDEVELADIFYRYGEERFSRRIARRIVERRPLETTTQLASAVASSVPGKSRHGKIHPATRVFQALRIAVNGELAALETFLEKAPLWLHPGGRLGIISFHSLEDRLVKHRMRDSPLLKVLTKKPITPGEAEIAHNSRSRSAKLRLFERIEPDLT; from the coding sequence ATGGAGGGGTTTGTCCATTTGTCGGTTTTGAGTCAGGAAGTGGTGGAGGGGTTGGCGATTCGTCCGGGGGGGCGTTATTTGGATGCGACGGTGGGTGGGGGAGGTCATTCGCGATTGATTTTGGAGGCGGCCCCTGGGGTGCAGTTGGTGGCGATCGACCGCGATCGCCTCGCCTTGGATGCAGCAGGGAGTCGGTTGGCGGAGTATGGGGATGCGGTGACATTTTGGCAGGGAAATTTTGCGGAGTATCAGCCCCAAGAGATGCGGTTTGATGGGATTGTGGCGGATTTGGGGGTGAGTTCGGCGCAGTTAGATCGCCCGGAACGGGGGTTTAGTTTTCGGTATGAGGCTCCTTTGGATATGAGAATGGATGAACGGCAGGAGTTGAGTGCGGCGGATATTGTGAATTATTGGGATGAGGTGGAGTTGGCAGATATTTTTTATCGCTATGGGGAGGAACGGTTTTCTCGTCGGATTGCACGGCGAATTGTGGAACGGCGTCCGTTGGAAACTACGACTCAGTTGGCGTCGGCAGTGGCTTCTTCGGTGCCGGGGAAGTCCCGTCATGGCAAAATTCATCCGGCTACCCGGGTGTTTCAAGCTTTGCGGATTGCGGTGAATGGGGAACTGGCTGCTTTGGAAACCTTTTTAGAAAAGGCTCCCTTGTGGTTGCATCCGGGGGGACGGCTGGGTATTATTAGCTTTCATAGCCTAGAAGATCGACTGGTTAAGCATCGGATGCGGGATTCACCGCTTCTAAAGGTGCTGACGAAAAAGCCGATCACGCCCGGGGAAGCAGAAATTGCCCACAATTCGCGATCGCGATCGGCAAAGTTGAGATTATTCGAGCGCATTGAGCCGGATCTAACCTAG